The Enoplosus armatus isolate fEnoArm2 chromosome 5, fEnoArm2.hap1, whole genome shotgun sequence genome contains the following window.
GCAGTCCATTGACCTCAagcacattttttattttgcgcTTTAAATATAACAAGAGATGTCTATTTGGCTGtgaggacaaaaataaaatacgtGTGTTCAGGATTCACTTTCTATTATAAAACTAGCATCTGTCAGTTCAAAAAACTATAAATTGTACCTTGGCTACCGCTACAGTACACTTTATTGCATTTTGGGTATCATTAATGCTCAGGTCATTTTGCAGCACTGCAGTAACTAAGAATGTGCACAGTTACAGTGCGTCCCATGTCCAACGTCCCTGTCTTTCTTGACCTGAATGCATGTGTATTCATCGGAGATATAGGGCTGAGTTAGCAGTTTTCTAAAACACCAAGGGACAGGCCTTCCTGTGAAACCCACCGGGCTGTGTGCCAGGCAGTTGCTACACCTCAGGTACACTAACACCGGCAACTACTTTACTACACTGTATCTTAATATTTCATACCTTGTATTCTTGTACTATGAACCTTACTGCTGGaactacaaaacaaactcaGAGACAATCAGTCCTCTGATGGATTTTAAAGTTACGCGAGAGCGTAATATCCATAGACAGCCTTTCAAATCACACTAATCAGCACTCATGAAAACTATTTTGGTCCGTTGAATTTCTGATATTACTCAGCCTGTTAGAGACAATTTGTCTGGCTACTGTCCTGTCAGCACCTCAGGGGCTGTGCTGGCTGAAAGGATGGCTGGTTCCGATGCTGTGACAGAAGTCGGAGTTGGTGTGGACTGAATGGACAGACACTTCAGTAGCACTTGCACTGCACTGATGTCTTGTGTCTGATGTGAAGTTGAGGAAGGGGTTAGGTTTATGCATGTAGACCCAgtagtgtgtgtgaggaaaaactGGAGCCTTGGCAGCACAAAACCCTCGGTAACAGGATGCTGTGTGCAGAGAGTTAGAGTAAAGCTGTGAAGTCTAAATATTTTGTGTGACCTTGTTCTCCTCTTAACAgacctcttcatcctcatctgaGAACTGGACCGAGAGCTGcccctgtccctgtctgtcctgAGTGAAACCCTCTTAAGGTGGACGGGgtacaataaaaatacatgttCCAAAGGAGTGCTGCGGCGGCAAGCAGAGAACCCGCGGCCATAAATCAACACTGGAGGACTTGGATTTCTTTATTATCGCTTCCTGCTGCAACAACAGAGGAACAGGCATGTTGGCAGGCCTGCTGACCTGCGGATGTGCACCATAGGATTCTATTTCTGGAGCCTCATTGCTTTTACAGATTAACTGCCCTCAAATATGGCCCCAATCCATTCATTGCGCCACTAGTTTGACTGCTGCCGGAGGTTGTGCATATTCAAGCTTCAAAAGACCCCACTCTGCGTCAGTCCAGTCATTTGAAGGCCCACTGCCTTTGGCCCGTTTTTTAAAAGCAGTGTCAGTTTTTCCAGACCCCTGCAGGGGAACAAACACACCGCTGCATGTCATGACAGCTTGAAAggcatttttgttattttccttaCAATCATTTCTCAACTCGCAAGTCATCCCCCATTTCTATCCAGAACAGCTGAAGGGAAAGATTGATGTCCAAAGCTTTCACGCTAATACCATGATACTGTGCTTAGATTAAGACTTCATATTTTATTGCAAGAGACATTTTCCATGAGTTCCTGAGGGCAAATCACACTGAAATCCCATTGCCCAGTGTTTTCATTAGCCTGTCTGGGGCTAATCAAGGTCCTCCATCATACGAATTGGCATTTCCATATTgtatgagagagaaagtagCTACCATTAGCATATTCAtgaacactgacacactcaATCATGTGAAATGGAAGACATGGGGCAAACCCTGAGCCATCAAGCCCTGAAACAAATAGCTTATGACATGTGAGGAAAAGAGGATCTTGAATCCCCCTACGCAACATCAGCACATCCCATAGCACACAGGAGAAGGCTACCACTGACACATTAAGCATATTTCACTGACATGTGTTGTTAGCCTTTGGACCAAGGCCTATAATAAGAGAAAAATTAAAGAATAGGATTAAAGATGGATTGTCACTGAAACCCATCGGACACTCCGATTTGTAGATTACATTTGGTTGTTGATGTGGTGGCCTCCTGTGTGGTTGGTATtaaaagagagggatggagaatCTAGATGAGCTGGAGCACCCTCTTCTGGGAGAAAGCCCCAATAACAGCCGGGCATCAGGACCAGGGCTGGGGCCGGGGCTGGGGCCCGGGACTGGACAGGCCCCTGGCGGGCTGTTCAAGGGCATCTTGGTTAAGTGTGAGGAGGACAGGGCCTACCCTCCTTTAGCGTGGAGGAGCTATTGTGGACATCCACctgagcttcagcagcagcagctactggACCCGTGCTCCTTACCTCGCACACTGGAGTCCTTTTACCCACCAGCCCCCATCTGGGGCCACGCAGACCCCCTGCTCAGCAAAGACTACCTGGAGACCACCTTTGTGGACATTCGGCCCGGCTCCACACTGGAGAGGAAGCTGCTGGCCGAGACGCAAGACTTCCACAGTGTGTCCTACAGCatggatgatgaggatgacCTGCTTCCTGACTCTGATGTAAGACATCCCACTGACATGACGATAACAACATTTGTCCTTGTGTACTGACAAATGACTTTGTGTATTTGAATTCCAAATTGTAAAATCAAGCAGTAATTTgaatcaaaacaatgacaattaTAGGAAAGCAGTGCACTTGCTTGGGAGAAAAGTCCAGTAACATATAAACAGGTCTGAAGCTAACGATTATATTCTCAATCGATAAAATATTCTCGTCCAATAAGCGTCcgaaaatagtgaaaaagtCCCAGTATAATGTCCAAGGGgacatctttaaatgtcttattttgtccaaccaacagtccaaacctaagatattcactttacaatgatataaaacagagaaaagcagtaaatcctcactaTGGATCAGGGAATAGTTGGCATTATAGCttcataaatgactgaaacgataaatcgattatcaaaatagcttcTAGATTTTGGCTAATTGTTTTATCTgcacacataaataataatagtatcTGATCGTATAATTGCTACCACAGCCGCTTTGCTGCTCGGAGGAGTTTTGCATTAAAAGCAAGAGACACTCTCATATTCTCGGTACAGATTCTGGGAGCCAAAGAGGAACTTAAAATAGACATATGAGCAATGCATTTCAGGGTAGGCAGCAATTGAATGCTTACTGTCAAAAAGCCAGATTACATaaagctcctctcctgctgcgGTGCAGGTAATGACACTACAGTAGCGATGGAGGATGCCAGTTCTATTTCATAGATCACTGGGCAAAGCCAACCCTGGAGTGAAATGTAAATTAGCTTTAAGACTCTTACAGTGGTCATGTGATGTTTTGGAAGTCAACATGAGAATGTATATGCGTGTAAATGTCACAAATAAGTAGCTGCTGGTTGTTTAGATTGTTATGAAGTCTCTCAGCAAGGTTAAATCAAAAGGTCCAATTACCCACTGTGGACTAAAAGGCTGAAGGCCGTTTTACGATTATGACTTTGATTAAGAACACGAGCAagtggacaaacacacagtaataccACACACCATTAAAGTCAAGAGCAGTTGGCTGCCGCAAAGTTTAGGTTAAGAGTTTGCTCCGCAAGGACAAAAGAACAGCACAcgaaataacatttttttcaagCTCATTCTGAATGCTGGCAGTAGTGCAGCGATGCAAAGGCGCAGGCCTGTGGGAATAAAACCTTGCAGTGACCTCAAAGAGGAACAACACAACATCTCCTTctcctttgtttcatttcaaaaaacGCTTAGTTAAAGGACTCAAACTGGCCCCCAAAACTCCTTCATTGCTTCATGCTGAAGTTTCACTGTGGAGTGGATCAATACTATGAGATGACCTCAGGAGTGTCCGTCAACAAAAAACGTTCCAGGATGATCACTCCTGATATACGGGAATAATTCCACACAGGACAAATCAATCCGAACATCAAAGAGTATTATttcagagaaacagaacagGCTGTGACCTCATCATCATCGGAAAAATTGAAATAACCTTGTGAACTAATCTTTAAAGCACTGTATGTAATAATGAACACTGATTTACCCCTGTGTGATCTTCTTCAATGTCTAAAagcagagaagggggggggggggctggtgtATGAAGCATTTGCTCAAATGTTACAGGAGCATCTTTGGAAA
Protein-coding sequences here:
- the tmem91 gene encoding transmembrane protein 91, with product MENLDELEHPLLGESPNNSRASGPGLGPGLGPGTGQAPGGLFKGILVKCEEDRAYPPLAWRSYCGHPPELQQQQLLDPCSLPRTLESFYPPAPIWGHADPLLSKDYLETTFVDIRPGSTLERKLLAETQDFHSVSYSMDDEDDLLPDSDDSSIDDFSDTDSENNFPLMIPQDYLGLAFFSMLCCFWPLGIAAFYLSQKTNKASAQGDFQGANAASRQALWLSVLSIVFGIITYICAIAALISYLSGKPP